DNA from Candidatus Binataceae bacterium:
TATTGCGGGCGAGTACGACTGGGGCCGCAACGCGTTCCAGGCGTCTAACCTGTGGTCGGGCAGCGGACCGGCTGACGCATTCGGATTCCCGACCGGTAAGCCGATCACCTCGGGCACGTTCGCCGGCAATTCCTGCGGCGACGGAAAGACCACTACCATTGTCGGTGGCAAACCGACGGTTCTCAACCCTTGCTATCCGCTGTTTAACACCTACGGACCGCAAGCGTCGGCGCAGACGGCGATTCTGAACAACGGCCAGGCGGATCAGCAGGGCTTCGACTTCTTCGGCCACTTCCACATCCCGCAGACGCCGCTCACGCTGTTCGGGATGTTCCAGTGGTTCATGCCGAATACCAACTTCGCCACTAACCCACTTGACTTTCAGCGCTGGATCTTCGGCCTGAGCTATCAGTACAACGAGTACGTGCGATTCGCGATCGATTCGCAGAACATCTCGTACTACCACAACCAGCAGACGATTCCGATTTCCGTGCTGAAGCCGCTCGGCTACTCGCCCGGCGGGACGTTCAACGGTTGGACGTTGCCCAAGACCGGCGCCATTCCGGAGATGGTGCAGCGCGATACGCACTCCATCTTCGCCAACGTGGAGTTCAGCTACTGAGGTAGTCTCCATACCTCAACCGCGGCGGCGGCGCTGGATGAGTCCTCCCCGGCTCATCCGCGGCCGCCGCCGCACTTTCCGGCGGCGCGCGCCGTCAAGCTTTTTGACCTCAAGATTCGCCGGATCCGGGGCGCGTGGAGCGGTTAAAGTTTCGTCGCGCCCCAGCGGTCGGGTTGGTACAATCGCAAATCCACGGAACAAGGGACCACGACATTGAAAAAACCGATACGCAGTCTTGCTGCCCACGTAATCGCATCGTCGGCGCTGCTCGCCGGCGCCGTTATGGTTCTCCTGGCCACGGCGCGAATCTCCAACGCCGCGCTCCGCGTGACCGGCGCCGGCGCGACTTTTCCCTACCCGATTTATTCGAAATGGTTCGACGAGTATCACAAGCTGCATCCGGACATCGAGGTCAACTACCAGTCGATCGGATCGGGCGGCGGAATCAGGCAGGTAACCGATGGCACGGTGGACTTCGGCGCGACCGACGGGCCGATGACCGACGAGCAGATCAAGGCCTACAAGGACAAGCATCACTTCGGCATCCTGCATTTTCCGACCGTGATCGGCGCTGTCGTTCCTGCCTACAACGTCGCCGGCATCAAGGAACCGCTCAAGTTTACCCCCGAGACGCTGGCCGGAATTTTCCTGGGCAGGATCACGAAGTGGAATGACCCGGAGCTGGCCAAGATCAACCCCGGCGTCAGCCTTCCCGACTCCGGCATCGTGGTCGCGCACCGTGCCGACGGCAGCGGCACGACCTACGTGTGGACCGATTACCTGAGCAAGGTCAGTGGCGATTGGGGCAAGAGCGTAGGCAAGGGCACCGCCGTCAAGTGGCCGGTGGGGCTCGGCGGCAAGGGTAATGAAGGGGTTGCGGCGGTTATCAAGAACACGCCGAACTCGATCGGCTACGTGGAACTTATCTATGCGCTGAGAAGCGACATGCCCTTCGGCGAAGTGCGCAACGCCGCGGGCAAGTTCATGAAGGGCTCGCTCGCCGGCGCGAGCGCCGCGGCGGCGGGCGTCGCAATGCCCGACGACTTCAGGGTATCGATAACCAATTCGGCCGCGCCCGACGCCTATCCGATCGCGAGCTTCACCTGGCTGCTCATTCCCGAAAAGATTTCCGACCCGGCCAAGAAGACGGCCATCACGCAGCTGTTGACCTGGGTGCTGACCGACGGCCAGAGTATGAGCTCAAAGCTGTCCTATGCGCCGCTGCCCAAGAGCGTGGTGGACAAGGAGCTAAATAGCATATCGCTTATTCAGTAGGCGGCGCGCTGCGACCGCGTTTTCCAGGAGTGCCACCGGTATCGCGCCGCGTCGCAGGGGCTCTTGCGCTCGCCGTCGCCGCGGCGCTGGTCGTCGCCGGATGCTC
Protein-coding regions in this window:
- the pstS gene encoding phosphate ABC transporter substrate-binding protein PstS, giving the protein MKKPIRSLAAHVIASSALLAGAVMVLLATARISNAALRVTGAGATFPYPIYSKWFDEYHKLHPDIEVNYQSIGSGGGIRQVTDGTVDFGATDGPMTDEQIKAYKDKHHFGILHFPTVIGAVVPAYNVAGIKEPLKFTPETLAGIFLGRITKWNDPELAKINPGVSLPDSGIVVAHRADGSGTTYVWTDYLSKVSGDWGKSVGKGTAVKWPVGLGGKGNEGVAAVIKNTPNSIGYVELIYALRSDMPFGEVRNAAGKFMKGSLAGASAAAAGVAMPDDFRVSITNSAAPDAYPIASFTWLLIPEKISDPAKKTAITQLLTWVLTDGQSMSSKLSYAPLPKSVVDKELNSISLIQ